ACAACAATTAGAAAGCATCATTGTCCTAGAGATGGTCGGTTATCGTTCAGTTTCACCAATGTTCTCCATAAACTGCTTGAATGTGCAATGAGCTGGCAGCTGTGTGGCTCCTTTAGTCTTGGTGTCTTCTGGCTGCATCCCAGGGTGGTTCTTGCTGACTGATTGTAACTCTTACTATTGTTACTCTAGTGTGGGTTTCACTGAATGTAGACTGCAAGGCACCATACAAAAGATGCGGTCACGGGCGGTCACCCATGGCCTTCGGTTTCCAGCTTCCAAGACTTGTGTCGTGTATTTCTGTCGACATTGTATGGTGCATCCACAGCCAGAACTTTATCTTGATGACGAACTACTAAATGTGGCAGGAACTTCCAGCTTTTTTCTTCGGCAGTGTAAGTGAAAGTGCTTGCTACACCTCAGTACACTTTGTCCGTCAGGGATGCAGAGtgcactacccttctgcagctttacaaagccgTGATACCACCATGTCTTGGTTATGGGAGTGTGGCATATGGATCGGCATCATCCTCATCATTGTGGGTACAGAATCTGATAGaccactgtggggtttgatttGCAACAGGAGCCTTTTGAACTAGATCTGTGGACAGATTATTCCTGGAGGCCGGAGTCCATTAATTGTgtatcaggtgccaacaacagaTTCTCAGTTATGTTACCTATGTTTCCAACTCCCCTAAGCATCTAAACCAACGTCCCCTCTTTCTAAATACGGAAACCCATCTTCCACAATGGTGGCTCGTATCAGGGATTTTGATCGCAGTTCACACCCTGTCCCTCCCCTCTGAACTCTAGTTATTGCTCTCTCCACCTCTCCTCTGGGCCCACTCATGTACACCTCTGTGGGGAACCCATTGGTCACAGCTTTGTCTTGAACCATCATGAGGTCCAAAAGAcacagtccctcctgaggccctctgctACCAGTTTTTCTCCATCCTTGGTACATCGTGTAGTTCAGCAGTAGTCTATACTGATTGCTTGATGCTTGCTGATCACATGGGCTTTGCTTACAGTCACGGGTCATACTGAATTGCCTTCCTTTCCAGAAGCTGTAGTGTTGCTAGCCCTCTCTCATTCTCTTGAGCATATCCTTTCCTCCACTGGTGTATCCTTCATCTGCAGCAACCTCTTGGTCAGTTTTAAAGCTCTCAACCAGAATTACCATCAGCATCCCATGGTCATTGATAACCAGTATTCCCAGTATGCCTTTGAGCAATGTGAATGCTCAGTGACAATGGTTGAGATTCTGGGTCATGTTGGGATCTTTGGGAATGAACTTGCTGATAGCTTGGCTAAACTGGTTCTGGTAATCAATATTATGGAAACAGACCTCTGATTCTTATTACACCATCAAGTTTTAGGAACCTGAAATATGGAATGGATCACTTTGACTTCAGACTACCAGTGATAAAGGAGACGACAAATTTATGGAGGTCCTCCATCCATGTCTCTCAGAAGGATTCTGCTGTCCTTATCCAGCTCCACATCAGCTGTACCTGGCTGACTTACAGTTGTCTCCTCCAGTGCCACCCCACAGTCTTCATTCCCACCAACAGTGGCAGAATCTTAATCTCCCTGACTCGCTATCCCTGGTGTTAGGAGATGATTCGTCAGTggatgacttagttttacgttttattcatgaggagAGCTTTTACCAATCTGTTTAAGGGAGGGCAACTTAACATTATTGGCCCATTGAGGGGTTGGCAGAACACTCTATTGCCTTCTCTGCCCAGACGAGGCTGCAGCTATCTAGGCTTGGTGGACCAGCATGGTTCTCACCCTACCTGATCCTTAACTCTTCTTCCCTCCTCTCACATTAATCTTTTGTGTCTGTACTTCTCTTGCTCTGTCTGTGTTGTTAGTCTTTCCTAGGCAGTTTCTGAGTAGAGTATCTCAGGTAAGTGGTGGGGACTGGGGGATGTATGTCCCCTCATTGCATTCTGCTTTCCAGTGCTTCCGGCTGCTCCCTAAATGGGGCACCTTGGCTGTCTTTCGTCCTCTTCCTACCTTTTTTCTTTTTGCCCCTTATATTGGTTTCATTGACTTTTCATAGATATTGGGGTTTTCTTCCTCTGAATTGTGTGTGGTAGGCTCTCTTTCACCAACAGTCAGGCAGACCGGCCTGCctgttggaagaagaagaagaagaagaagaagaagaagggatggATGACCTAGAAGTTTGGTGCCTTTAATCATTCATTCAGCCAACCACCTCTGTCCATGtgctaccctctctctgtccatctattcctgccacctctctctctgttgttcttccctttctctctccacatcaaccTGCCCACCTccataggaggttgctggttcttaactTCTTAGTATTTTAGTCTAGgtcgtaagtaatatgtgtacctggCTTGGTTGAAGTTGaaccagtggtttaggaggtgatATAAAACACATGTACTTTCATAATATATATGGTTACTGTCTATGCTGGTTGTTGCTTGGTACGTAAGAAGTAATTTTGATTCATATTTTGGGGTCAATCACTTACTGGTGTGCTTACCTTCAAGAATAAACAAAGCTTTGTTTTGAAATATTTGAATTGTGGATCCACATTTTCTTGGTGCCTGTTTCTAATTGATGAATATACGTGGTCATTAGCATTATGGCATTTACAGTTTCTATAGAAGATCTGTTTGAAAGtactcatatctctctctctctctctctctctctctctctctctctctctctctctctctctctctctgtgtctgtgtctgtgtctgtgtcagtgtttgtgtgtgtgtgtgtgtgtgttttatcctgcTCCCCTACTCTCTGAGAGAGCCATGTAAATGTAAGGTACTGAAGCCTTGACAtcacttcttttttcattttttcagttttttgtagaCCCATTAAAGACGGAAGGCCCTGGTGTTTGGGTAAAGCAAGATCCTGAACTGGAACTACATACTGATGGATCTGAGCATTATGTAAGTTTTCACACAAGCACTGTATTGTGCAGGAAGTGTAGTAAGAATGTCATGACACAAATACGGGACATTCAATTAAATTATCATGGACGGTTGACAGTTGAAACCTATGATACGAGCTATTTTCAAGAACTTTTTGGTCTTCTAGTTGACTCTAGTTAGATGTGTTATTTGCTAGGTACTACCAATAGTATTTTACCAGCACTTGTAATGAGCATATCTATACTAACCATTACCcatgtattaattttttattatgattGTATGCAATGAATGCCTTAAATACATATTTGGTATCAATGGAGCAAGGAAGACTTCCTCTTGGGAGTAACTGCCTCTGTCACAGTCCTATAACAGAAAATTTGGAATTAATATACTTGGTGGCTGTATATTTTAGACGTCCCACTCACTATTCACTGTAGTATTTACATCATTACTGAAATCCTGCATTGGCTGTATGTAATTCCTTATGATTTTCCATCAGCATACATGACATCAATTTGCATGGTTTCCTAAAGAGCAGGCACTAAAAATACATGGTGAAAGAGCAAGAAGATgtgtaaatagcattaaatttgGCTAATTTTGATGATAATGTGTGAAATGCCATATTCATTTGATTAATAACCAAAAAGCCCTCTTGTTTATGGGTTTACAACAGGGACATTAATTGCATCCCTATATTATgtggaatttaattttgaaatgttgccacACACATATATCAAGTTTGTATATAGGAGTACAACCACTTGATAGAGCAGACCAGAGTGCCTCTGAAATCAGAGTGGATTGTGCATCAGGAATAGAAACTGAAAGTATGCCAAATAAATACTTCACAATGGCTGACagcaaaatcagagacattagaactAATTTGGATGCATTCTGACACTCCCTCTTTCCAAGCAGTAAGAATCTCTGCAAAGTATGACATTCATAGCAAAGGAATATTAAGAGCTGTGTCATACACACAGAAGTTAGCAAGCTGTTATAATTCACAGACtcttttcttctttcagtctgttaAAAATCCATTGGGAATATCTTGATCCACTGATTTTATCAATGGGGATCATGAATTAAATTTGGAAATGAATGTAACTGAGAATATTGTATGTATTTACATCTCTGTTGTATTGCTTGTAATTCAGTAATAAGTCTTTTCTTAAGTGTGTAGAGTAAGAGATGAATTGCTGTGGAATTGGCCCAGATTGTCCGTTTTCTGGAACTAGTTGCTGTTCATAATTGTAAAGTATTCACTTACTTGTCCACTCGACTATATCACCTGTTATGTACTGGCTGTTCTAAATAGAACTGGTTGCTGGGATAATCCTGTTTTCCATAGCCCTTGTTGATATCAACAATATTGtataatggctgtgtgtgatggatACAGTAAATTCATGTTTAGATGAAGTTCTAATAGCGTAGGTCATTTGAGAAATATTCCTCCTTTCAGTAACTTATAATAAATACAATTCAAAATAACATTGGCTGTTCTTACCTTTTGTGTGAATCATAGTTATTCTTAAGATTGTcccaaaaatttttttgttttgaaaaaagaGATAACATTTGTGTGCTGTAGATCAGCCCTGATAGTTTGGCCACAACCTGTACATATTGTGGCAACTTATGTGGTACTTGTAGTATTAGTTATAAATTTGTCAGCTATAGAAAACAGTGTATGGCCTTTGGTGAATGATTGTATACAGATGAAGCCATGTATGAGCTCACCATTAGAGTTCTGGCAGATCtaacaaagaaagattaattttttaAACATGCTTTATGACCTTGCTAAGGGAAAGAGATGCCCCCATTGATTAACATGTCACAGGAATAAAATTAGACAAAgactggggaacattcacacagtTGCACAAGGTTGGGTACTGGCTCAGTCTTGATGTCATTGTTCATAAACGAACTTCCTGTGATTATTAAGGATTCTCCAGGCACATAAATGTTGGcttcctgagacaatgaaatgTGTGGTGATTATACAAGCGTACAGATCAAGGAACCAAACTATCATGCTAGGGACAGCTCAGAGAGTCCGTAAAGGATTGTCGCTGATTCACAGCTAACAGACCAAGACTTAATTTCACAGATATTATGCAGTTTTAAACATATGAAAGGGATGCATTGGCATGACAAGTAGACGGGACAGCAAGTGAAACAGTAGTAGTGTTGTTCCACAAGAAGGGTTTTACAGAAATGACAATGCCACACATAGTACTCCAGGATGTGCAAATGAGGAGCGTAGCCAAAAGAACGAACTGTAGGGTTTCCTAGGGCATAGCTGTAGTTGTCAAAGTGGCTGGATTGTAGTTAATGACCACTTACCATGTAAATACAAAAGGCCACACTGGCCTTCATATGCAGACCAAGAGGTCACAGGTAATACAAGATGCCTCCATGGCACCAGGGCCAGTGGTGTGGAGATAGTGTCCACTGTATGGAGTGCTGCTCCCAATGCAAGTGTGCAGAACAGTGTGTTGCTGGTTGTGTGGCCTGGAAAACCATGTTGCACGGTTGGCACTGAAACCATTGACATGCGCCCCCACTTGTTATTTCGAAATTACGtaatttagattaaatagtggTAGACACCTGAGCAAATCTACGAATGGAATGTGTGACCACAACAGTGAGCCTGAGTAGTACATGCAGTTGTGCAGTGAATATCTTAGCTGTCCGCTAGAGTGACATACAGTCTTTGTGGTCTCAGGAGGATAAAATGCTAGGATTTAATAATGATGCAGAAAAATAGGGCAGATCATTTTGTTAAAGGGATATGGCTAGCAAGATTCTGCATTAATTGTGGAATTGGGAATTTTATTAGGTAATTGCATGAGAAGCTAGAGCAAGCCTTGTTACTGTACTCCTACGTATATTATTTAGAATGCCCATTGTGAAT
This sequence is a window from Schistocerca nitens isolate TAMUIC-IGC-003100 chromosome 11, iqSchNite1.1, whole genome shotgun sequence. Protein-coding genes within it:
- the LOC126213179 gene encoding uncharacterized protein LOC126213179, coding for MIAMHFVTDEKRLTVKFEQSLYCRTEAMDQEPTMWIKKEEMDEVQTEICFMFFVDPLKTEGPGVWVKQDPELELHTDGSEHYVSFHTSTVLCRKCSKNVMTQIRDIQLNYHGRLTVETYDTSYFQELFGLLVDSS